In Hemicordylus capensis ecotype Gifberg chromosome 3, rHemCap1.1.pri, whole genome shotgun sequence, one DNA window encodes the following:
- the LOC128349835 gene encoding uncharacterized protein LOC128349835 has protein sequence MPEPLPAPRITNNILGKVLIEESSMPEPLLAPHITNNILEEELTEEPSMPEPLPAPRITNDILEEELIEETTMPEPLPTPCITNDLLGKVFIEDTSVPDPSILTDTPKEAASVPEPLLEPSIADNYLPQEVELLKGLQHDYVQQQLRVCRISQQFPHSLRAINLQIGHTRTRLIRSEVRLQRWEREDVPAGPAALLQPSGSDSSLSSASLEVASIPPSTSSLLLHPSPPPPPSPPPLEPHLSNVKETLQSLVDMQVHQLRDRQRDLCSCQECLQSLKALRGQLRRLRSRLARVEATMGIVVPPRELDVAEEEGEGKLKETTVLLFT, from the exons atgccagaaccccttccagcacctcgcatcaccaacaacatcctgggcaaagtgctcattgaggaatcctccatgccagaaccccttctagcacctcacatcaccaataacatcctggaggaagagctcactgaggaaccctccatgccagaacctcttccagcacctcgcatcaccaacgacatcctggaggaagagctcattgaggaaaccacaatgccagaaccccttccaacaccttgcatcaccaatgacctACTGGGGAAAGTGTTCATTGAGGATACCTCAGTGCCAGAtccttccatcctcacagacactccaaaggaagcagcttctgtgCCAGAACCCTtactagagccttccattgctgataattatcttccgcaagaagtagaactcctcaaagggttacagcatgactatgtccagcagc aactgagggtttgccgcatttcccaacagttccctcattctctccgggccatcaacctgcaaatcGGACACACGCGGacaaggctcatccgcagtgaagttcggctgcagcggtgggaaagggaag atgttcctgcaggccctgctgcacttctccagccctctgggtctgattcatcattgtcctctgcctcccttgaggttgcctccatcccaccctccacctcttccctcctcctgcatccctctccacctcctcctccttccccacctcctctggagccgcacctcagcaatgtgaaagaaactctgcagagtttggtagatatgcaggtccatcagctgcgtgacc gccaaagagacctctgcagctgccaggaatgcttacaaagcctcaaggcactgaggggacaattgaggcggctaaggagtagactggccagggtggaagccactatggggatcgtggttcctccaagggagctggacgttgctgaggaagaaggggaaggcaaattaaaagagacaactgtgctactatttacataa